In Macaca fascicularis isolate 582-1 chromosome X, T2T-MFA8v1.1, one DNA window encodes the following:
- the HCFC1 gene encoding host cell factor 1 isoform X4, translating into MASAVSPANSPAVLLQPRWKRVVGWSGPVPRPRHGHRAVAIKELIVVFGGGNEGIVDELHVYNTATNQWFIPAVRGDIPPGCAAYGFVCDGTRLLVFGGMVEYGKYSNDLYELQASRWEWKRLKAKTPKNGPPPCPRLGHSFSLVGNKCYLFGGLANDSEDPKNNIPRYLNDLYILELRPGSGVVAWDIPITYGVLPPPRESHTAVVYTEKDNKKSKLVIYGGMSGCRLGDLWTLDIDTLTWNKPSLSGVAPLPRSLHSATTIGNKMYVFGGWVPLVMDDVKVATHEKEWKCTNTLACLNLDTMAWETILMDTLEDNIPRARAGHCAVAINTRLYIWSGRDGYRKAWNNQVCCKDLWYLETEKPPPPARVQLVRANTNSLEVSWGAVATADSYLLQLQKYDIPATAATATSPTPNPVPSVPANPPKSPAPAAAAPAVQPLTQVGITLLPQAAPAPPTTTTIQVLPTVPGSSISVPTAARTQGVPAVLKVTGPQATTGTPLVTMRPTSQAGKAPVTVTSLPAGVRMVVPTQSAQGTVIGSSPQMSGMAALAAAAAATQKIPPSSAPTVLSVPAGTTIVKTMAVTPGTTTLPATVKVASSPVMVSNPATRMLKTAAAQVGTSVSSATNTSTRPIITVHKSGTVTVAQQAQVVTTVVGGVTKTITLVKSPISVPGGSALISNLGKVMSVVQTKPVQTSAVTGQASTGPVTQIIQTKGPLPAGTILKLVTSADGKPTTIITTTQASGAGTKPTILGISSVSPSTTKPGTTTIIKTIPMSAIITQAGATGAAGAALTEPVFPGPPLSHPGVTSSPGIKSPITIITTKVMTSGTGAPAKIITAVPKIATGHGQQGVTQVVLKGAPGQPGTILRTVPMGGVRLVTPVTVSAVKPAVTTLVVKGTTGVTTLGTVTGTVSTSLAGAGGHSTSASLATPITTLGTIATLSSQVINPTAITVSAAQTTLTAAGGLTTPTITMQPVSQPTQVTLITAPSGVEAQPVHDLPVSILASPTTEQPTATVTIADSGQGDVQPGTVTLVCSNPPCETHETGTTNTATTTVVANLGGHPQPTQVQFVCDRQEAAASLVTSTVGQQNGSVVRVCSNPPCETHETGTTNTATTATSNMAGQHGCSNPPCETHETGTTNTATTAMSSVGANHQRDARRACAAGTPAVIRISVATGALEAAQGSKPQCQTRQTSTTSTTMTVMATGAPCSAGPLLGPSMAREPGGRGPAFVQLAPLSSKVRLSSPGSKDLPAGRHSHVANTTAMARSSMGAGEPRTAPACESLQGGSPSTTVTVTALEALLCPSATVTQVCSNPPCETHETGTTNTATTSNAGSAQRVCSNPPCETHETGTTHTATTATSNGGTGQPEGGQQPPAGHPCETHQTTSTGTTMSVSMGALLPDATSSHRTLESGLEVAAAPSVTPQAGTALLAPFPTQRVCSNPPCETHETGTTHTATTVTSNMSSNQDPPPAASDQGEVESTQGDSVNITSSSAITTTVSSTLTRAVTTVTQSTPVPGPSVPKISSMTETAPRALTTEVPIPAKITVTIANTETSDMPFSAVDILQPPEELQVSPGPRQQLPPRQLLQSASTALMGESTEVLSASQTPELPAAVDLSSTGEPSSGQESASSAVVATVVVQPPPPVQSEVDQLSLPQELMAEAQAGTTTLMVTGLTPEELAVTAAAEAAAQAAATEEAQALAIQAVLQAAQQAVMAGTGEPMDTSEAAATVTQAELGHLSAEGQEGQATTIPIVLTQQELAALVQQQQLQEAQAQQQHHHLPTEALAPADSLNDPAIESNCLNELAGTVPSTVALLPSTATESLAPSNTFVAPQPVVVASPAKLQAAATLTEVANGIESLGVKPDLPPPPSKAPMKKENQWFDVGVIKGTNVMVTHYFLPPDDAVPSDDDSGTVPDYNQLKKQELQPGTAYKFRVAGINACGRGPFSEISAFKTCLPGFPGAPCAIKISKSPDGAHLTWEPPSVTSGKIIEYSVYLAIQSSQAGGELKSSTPAQLAFMRVYCGPSPSCLVQSSSLSNAHIDYTTKPAIIFRIAARNEKGYGPATQVRWLQETSKDSSGTKPANKRPMSSPEMKSAPKKSKADGQ; encoded by the exons ATGGCTTCGGCCGTGTCGCCCGCCAACTCGCCAGCGGTGCTCCTGCAGCCCCGCTGGAAGCGAGTGGTGGGCTGGTCGGGTCCGGTGCCGCGGCCCCGCCACGGCCACCGCGCCGTGGCCATCAAGGAGCTCATCGTGGTGTTTGGCGGCGGCAACGAGGGAATAGTGGACGAACTGCACGTGTACAACACGG cAACCAACCAGTGGTTCATCCCAGCCGTGAGGGGGGACATTCCCCCTGGGTGTGCAGCCTATGGCTTCGTGTGTGACGGGACTCGCCTCCTGGTGTTTGGCGGGATGGTGGAGTATGGAAAATACAGCAATGACCTCTACGAGCTCCAG GCGAGCCGGTGGGAGTGGAAGAGACTCAAAGCAAAGACGCCCAAAAACGGGCCCCCTCCATGTCCTCGGCTCGGGCACAGCTTCTCCCTCGTGGGCAACAAATGCTACCTGTTTGGGGGTCTGGCCAATGATAGCGAGGACCCAAAGAACAACATTCCGAG GTACCTGAATGACTTATATATCCTGGAATTACGGCCAGGCTCCGGAGTGGTAGCCTGGGATATCCCCATCACTTATGGGGTCCTACCACCACCCCGGGAGTCACATACTGCCGTGGTCTACACCGAGAAAGACAACAAGAAGTCCAAGCTGGTGATCTACGGCGGGATGAGTGGCTGCAGGCTGGGGGACCTGTGGACCCTAGATATTG ACACACTGACGTGGAATAAGCCCAGTCTCAGCGGGGTGGCGCCTCTTCCTCGCAGTCTCCACTCGGCAACCACCATCGGAAATAA AATGTACGTGTTTGGTGGCTGGGTGCCTCTCGTCATGGATGACGTCAAAGTGGCCACACACGAGAAGGAGTGGAAGTGTACCAACACGCTGGCTTGTCTCAACCTGG ATACCATGGCCTGGGAGACGATCCTGATGGATACACTGGAGGACAACATCCCCCGCGCTCGGGCTGGCCACTGCGCAGTCGCCATCAACACTCGCTTGTACATTTGGAGTGGGCGTGACGGCTACCGCAAGGCCTGGAACAACCAGGTCTGCTGCAAGGACCTCTGGTACCTAGAGACAG AaaagccaccacccccagcccgaGTACAGCTGGTACGCGCCAACACCAACTCCCTGGAGGTGAGCTGGGGGGCAGTGGCAACAGCCGACAGCTACCTTCTCCAGCTCCAGAAATATGACATTCCTGCCACGGCCGCTACTGCCACCTCCCCTACGCCCAATCCGGTCCCATCTGTGCCTGCCAACCCTCCCAAGAGCCCTGCCCCAGCAGCAGCCGCACCTGCTGTGCAGCCGCTGACCCAAGTAGGCATCACGCTCCTGCCCCAGGCTGCCCCTGCGCCCCcgaccaccaccaccatccaggTCTTGCCGACGGTGCCTGGCAGCTCCATTTCTGTGCCCACTGCAGCCAGGACTCAAG GTGTCCCTGCTGTTCTCAAAGTGACCGGTCCTCAGGCTACAACAGGAACTCCATTGGTCACCATGCGACCTACCAGCCAGGCCGGGAAAGCCCCTGTCACCGTGACCTCCCTGCCTGCTGGAGTGCGGATGGTTGTGCCAACGCAGAGTGCCCAGGGGACG GTGATTGGCAGTAGCCCACAGATGAGTGGGATGGCCGCACTGGCCGCTGCGGCTGCTGCCACCCAGAAGATCCCCCCTTCCTCGGCACCCACGGTGCTGAGTGTCCCAGCGGGCACCACCATCGTGAAGACCATGGCTGTGACACCTGGCACTACCACCCTCCCAGCCACTGTGAAGGTGGCCTCCTCGCCAGTCATG GTGAGCAACCCTGCCACTCGCATGCTGAAGACTGCAGCTGCCCAGGTGGGGACATCGGTTTCCTCCGCCACCAACACGTCTACCCGCCCTATCATCACAGTGCACAAGTCAGGCACTGTGACAGTGGCCCAGCAAGCCCAGGTGGTGACCACAGTCGTGGGCGGGGTCACCAAGACCATCACCCTGGTGAAGAGCCCCATCTCTGTCCCAGGAGGCAGCGCTCTG ATTTCCAATCTGGGCAAAGTGATGTCGGTGGTCCAGACCAAACCAGTTCAGACTTCAGCAGTCACAGGCCAGGCGTCCACGGGTCCTGTGACTCAGATCATCCAG ACCAAAGGGCCTCTGCCAGCGGGAACAATCCTGAAGCTGGTGACCTCAGCAGATGGCAagcccaccaccatcatcactaccacgcAGGCCAGTGGGGCGGGGACCAAGCCCACCATCCTGGGCATCAGTAGCGTCTCCCCCAGTACCACCAAGCCCGGCACAACCACCATCATCAAAACCATCCCCATGTCGGCCATCATCACCCAGGCGGGCGCCACCG GGGCAGCAGGGGCAGCCCTCACAGAACCTGTGTTCCCTGGGCCCCCACTCTCCCATCCAGGTGTGACCAGCAGTCCTGGCATCAAGTcccccatcaccatcatcaccaccaagGTGATGACTTCAGGAACTGGAGCACCTGCCAAAATCATCACTGCTGTCCCCAAAATTGCCACTGGTCATGGGCAGCAGGGAGTGACGCAG GTGGTGCTTAAGGGGGCCCCGGGACAGCCAGGCACCATTCTCCGCACTGTGCCCATGGGGGGTGTTCGCCTAGTCACACCCGTCACCGTCTCCGCTGTCAAGCCAGCTGTCACCACGTTGGTTGTGAAAGGCACCACAG GTGTCACGACCCTAGGCACAGTGACAGGCACGGTCTCCACCAGCCTTGCCGGGGCAGGGGGCCACAGCACCAGTGCTTCCCTGGCCACGCCCATCACCACCTTGGGCACCATCGCCACCCTCTCAAGCCAGGTGATCAACCCCACTGCCATCACTGTGTCTGCCGCACAGACCACGCTGACAGCGGCAGGCGGGCTCACGACCCCAACCATCACCATGCAG CCCGTGTCCCAGCCCACCCAGGTAACTCTGATCACGGCACCCAGTGGGGTGGAGGCTCAGCCTGTGCACGACCTCCCTGTGTCCATTCTGGCCTCCCCGACTACAGAACAGCCCACTGCCACAGTCACCATTGCCGACTCAGGCCAGGGTGATGTGCAGCCTGGCACTGTCACCTTGGTGTGCTCCAACCCACCCTGTGAGACCCACGAGACTGGCACCACCAACACAGCAACCACCACTGTTGTGGCTAACCTTGGGGGACACCCCCAGCCCACCCAAGTGCAGTTCGTCTGTGACAGACAGGAGGCAGCTGCTTCTCTTGTGACCTCGACTGTGGGGCAGCAGAATGGTAGTGTGGTTCGAGTCTGCTCAAACCCACCCTGCGAGACCCATGAGACGGGCACCACCAACACCGCCACCACCGCCACCTCCAACATGGCCGGGCAGCATGGCTGCTCAAACCCACCCTGCGAGACCCATGAGACAGGCACCACCAACACTGCCACTACAGCCATGTCAAGTGTCGGCGCCAACCACCAGCGAGATGCCCGTCGGGCCTGTGCAGCCGGCACCCCTGCCGTGATCCGGATCAGTGTGGCCACTGGGGCGCTGGAGGCAGCTCAGGGCTCTAAGCCCCAGTGCCAAACCCGCCAGACCAGCACGACCAGCACCACCATGACTGTGATGGCCACCGGGGCCCCGTGCTCGGCCGGCCCACTCCTTGGGCCAAGCATGGCACGGGAACCTGGGGGCCGTGGCCCTGCTTTTGTGCAGTTGGCCCCTCTGAGTAGCAAAGTCAGGCTGAGCAGCCCAGGCAGCAAGGACCTGCCCGCGGGGCGCCACAGCCATGTGGCCAACACCACTGCCATGGCCCGTTCCAGCATGGGTGCTGGGGAGCCCCGCACGGCACCTGCGTGCGAGAGCCTCCAGGGTGGCTCGCCTAGCACCACAGTGACTGTGACGGCCCTGGAGGCACTGCTGTGCCCCTCGGCCACCGTGACCCAAGTCTGCTCCAACCCACCATGTGAGACCCACGAGACAGGCACCACCAACACCGCCACTACCTCGAATGCAGGCAGCGCCCAGAGGGTGTGCTCCAACCCACCATGCGAAACCCACGAGACAGGCACCACCCACACGGCCACCACCGCCACTTCAAACGGGGGCACGGGCCAGCCCGAGGGTGGGCAACAGCCCCCTGCTGGTCACCCCTGTGAGACACACCAGACCACTTCCACCGGCACCACCATGTCAGTCAGCATGGGCGCCCTACTTCCCGACGCCACTTCTTCCCACAGGACCCTGGAGTCTGGTCTGGAGGTGGCGGCGGCGCCCAGCGTCACCCCCCAGGCTGGCACCGCACTGCTGGCTCCTTTCCCAACGCAGAGGGTGTGCTCCAACCCCCCCTGTGAGACCCACGAGACGGGCACCACTCACACGGCCACCACTGTCACTTCCAACATGAGCTCAAACCAAG ACCCCCCACCCGCTGCCAGCGATCAGGGAGAGGTGGAGAGCACCCAGGGCGACAGCGTGAACATCACCAGCTCCAGTGCCATCACAACAACTGTGTCCTCCACACTGACGCGGGCTGTGACCACTGTGACGCAGTCCACGCCGGTCCCGGGCCCCTCCGTGCCG AAGATTTCATCAATGACTGAGACTGCCCCAAGGGCTCTGACTACTGAAGTCCCCATCCCGGCCAAAATAACAGTGACCATAGCCAACACAGAAACTTCTGACATGCCCTTCTCTGCTGTTGACATCCTGCAGCCCCCAGAGGAACTCCAGGTGTCACCAGGGCCTCGCCAGCAGCTGCCGCCACGGCAGCTTCTACAGTCGGCTTCCACAGCCCTGATGGGGGAGTCCACTGAGGTCCTGTCAGCCTCCCAGACCCCTGAGCTCCCAGCCGCCGTGGATCTGAGCAGCACAGGGGAGCCATCTTCGGGCCAGGAGTCTGCCAGCTCTGCGGTGGTGGCCACTGTGGTGGTCCAGCCACCCCCACCTGTGCAGTCTGAAGTAGACCAGTTATCACTTCCCCAAGAGTTAATGGCCGAGGCCCAAGCCGGCACCACCACCCTCATGGTAACGGGGCTCACCCCTGAGGAGCTGGCAGTGACTGCCGCTGCAGAAGCAGCCGCCCAGGCCGCAGCCACGGAGGAAGCCCAGGCCCTGGCCATCCAGGCGGTGCTCCAGGCCGCACAGCAGGCCGTCATGG CAGGCACTGGCGAGCCTATGGACACCTCTGAGGCAGCAGCAACCGTGACGCAGGCAGAGCTGGGGCACCTGTCAGCCGAGGGTCAGGAGGGCCAGGCCACCACCATCCCTATTGTGCTGACACAGCAGGAGCTGGCTGCCCtggtgcagcagcagcagctacaggaggcccaggcccagcagcagcatcaccaccTCCCCACTGAGGCCCTGGCCCCTGCCGACAGTCTCAACGACCCGGCCATTGAGAGCAACTGCCTCAATGAGCTGGCCGGCACAGTCCCCAGCACTGTGGCGCTGCTGCCCTCAACGGCCACTGAGA GCCTGGCCCCATCCAACACATTTGTGGCCCCCCAGCCGGTTGTGGTGGCCAGCCCAGCCAAGCTGCAGGCTGCAGCTACCCTGACTGAAGTGGCCAATGGCATCGAGTCCCTGGGTGTG AAGCCGGACCTGCCACCCCCACCCAGCAAAGCCCCCATGAAGAAGGAGAACCAGTGGTTTGATGTAGGGGTCATTAAGGGCACCAATGTAATGGTGACACACTATTTCCTGCCACCAGATGATGCTGTCCCATCAGAC GATGATTCGGGCACCGTCCCCGACTATAACCAGCTGAAGAAGCAGGAGCTGCAGCCAGGCACAGCCTATAAGTTTCGTGTTGCCGGAATCAATGCCTGTGGCCGGGGGCCCTTCAGCGAAATCTCAGCCTTTAAGACGTGTCTGCCTGGTTTCCCAGGGGCCCCTTGTGCCATTAAAATCAGCAAA AGTCCGGACGGTGCTCACCTCACCTGGGAGCCACCCTCTGTGACCTCCGGCAAGATCATCGAGTACTCGGTGTACCTGGCCATCCAGAGCTCACAGGCTGGGGGCGAGCTCAAGAGCTCCACCCCGGCCCAGCTGGCCTTCATGCGGGTGTACTGCgggcccagcccctcctgcctGGTGCAGTCCTCCAGCCTCTCCAACGCCCACATCGACTATACCACCAAGCCCGCCATCATCTTCCGCATCGCCGCCCGCAATGAGAAGGGCTATGGCCCAGCCACACAAGTGAGGTGGCTGCAGG aAACCAGTAAAGACAGCTCTGGCACCAAGCCGGCCAACAAGCGGCCCATGTCCTCTCCAGAAAT GAAATCTGCTCCAAAGAAATCTAAGGCCGATGGTCAGTGA